The genomic DNA GGATGGCGGTTCTGGTCTTCGGGAAGGTGATTTCGTTCATGACAGCATCGTCGCGCGCTGCTGTTTCACGATCACGAATCTCCCGTGACCTCGCGGTAAATGTCTGTCAGTTCGGAGCCCGCCGATCGCACTTCCGAGAGCAGGAGGTGCAGGTCGGCCTCGGTGGTGGTGGCGTTCAGCAGACAGGCGCGGATCATTTCCCGACCCCGGTGCAACGCGCCGGTGACGAAGACCTCACCGCGCAGCTGGACGGCGACCGGAAGCTCTTTGTTGACGGTGTTCAGTCGATTTTCTTCGATTCCGGCGGGCGCGTACCGGAATGCCACGATCGAGGTCTCCACCGGGGCGATCAGCTCCAGCTCCGGGTCCGCCTCCACCAGCTCGCCGAGCCGGCGGGCCAGTGCCGTGGTGTGCGCGATGTCCGCCGCCACCCCGGCCCGGCCGCGGTGCGCGATCGACGCCCACACCTTCAGCGAGCGGAACGGCCGGGTCTGCTCGGTGCCGTACTCGGAGAACCAGCCGAGCGAGCCGGCGGCCTCGTCGCGCAGGTAGGACGGCACCAGGCTGAAGGTGCCGCGCAGCTCCTCGGCGTCGCGCACCAGCGCGCAGCCGCAGTCCACCGGCACGCCCAGCCACTTGTGCGGGTCCAGGGCCAGCGAGTCGGCCCGCTCCATGCCCGCGTAGCGGTGCGCGATCGTCTCGTCCAGCACGCCGAAGGCGCCGTACGCGCCGTCCACGTGCAGCCACAGGCCCTCGCGCTCGGCCAGGTCGGCGATCGGCTCGAACGGGTCGACCGCGCCGGTGCCGACCGTGCCCGCCGAGGCGACCACCAGGAACGGCAGCCGGCCGGCCGCCCGGTCCTCGGCCACGGCCGCGGCCAGCGCGTCCAGGTCCAGGTGCCCCTCGGCGTCGGTGGCGACCGTGCGCAGGTTGCGGCTGCCCAGGCCGAGCAGCTCGGCCGCCTTGCGGACGCAGGAGTGGGTCTCGCCGGTGACGTAGCCGACCAGCGGCGGCATCCCCGCCAGGCCGTCCTCCCGGACGTCCCAGCCGGCCGCCCGGGCGGCGCGGTTACGGGCCGCGGCCAGGCAGACGATGGTCGCCATCGAGGTGCCCGAGGTCAGCAGGCCGCCGCCGGCCGGGTGCGGGAAGCCCACCAGCTCGGCGATCCAGCGCACCACCGCCCGCTCCAGGTGGACGTCCGCGTGGTCGCCGCCCGCCGAGCTCGGGTTCATCGCCGAGGCGGCCAGCGTCGCCAGCACGCCGGCCGGCTGCGGGGCCGAGTTCACCCAGCCGAAGAACCGCTGGTTGCCGTTGCCCATCGGCGCGGACATGATCCGCTCGCCGACGGTCTTCAGCAGCTCCTCCAGCGGCGCGCCGTGCTCCGGCAGCTCCAGGTCGAGCAGCGCCTGCCGCTCGGCGTCGTCCATCGGCTGCCACACCGGCCGCGCGGGCAGGCCCTCCAGGTAGTCGGAGACCAGCTCGGCGGCGGTGCGCGCGGCGGTACGGAAGTCGTCGGTGCGGCGGAGGTCGTCGGTCACGGCAGCAGCTCCCAAAGGCACGGGGAACTCGGGCACGGCGCCGTCGGCGTACCGGGGATCACCGTGATCGTACGCGACCGGTCAGTCGAGGGTGCTGGGGAGCCCCGCGCTGTTGCGGCAGTA from Kitasatospora terrestris includes the following:
- a CDS encoding pyridoxal phosphate-dependent decarboxylase family protein; this encodes MTDDLRRTDDFRTAARTAAELVSDYLEGLPARPVWQPMDDAERQALLDLELPEHGAPLEELLKTVGERIMSAPMGNGNQRFFGWVNSAPQPAGVLATLAASAMNPSSAGGDHADVHLERAVVRWIAELVGFPHPAGGGLLTSGTSMATIVCLAAARNRAARAAGWDVREDGLAGMPPLVGYVTGETHSCVRKAAELLGLGSRNLRTVATDAEGHLDLDALAAAVAEDRAAGRLPFLVVASAGTVGTGAVDPFEPIADLAEREGLWLHVDGAYGAFGVLDETIAHRYAGMERADSLALDPHKWLGVPVDCGCALVRDAEELRGTFSLVPSYLRDEAAGSLGWFSEYGTEQTRPFRSLKVWASIAHRGRAGVAADIAHTTALARRLGELVEADPELELIAPVETSIVAFRYAPAGIEENRLNTVNKELPVAVQLRGEVFVTGALHRGREMIRACLLNATTTEADLHLLLSEVRSAGSELTDIYREVTGDS